One genomic segment of Sanyastnella coralliicola includes these proteins:
- a CDS encoding shikimate kinase encodes MRIYLVGYMGVGKTTVGKKLARMLDLPFYDLDAVITESVERTIPEIFEAEGESGFRGVERSYLHKITDTHPSMVLSTGGGTPCFYDNMQFMNEQGITIYLQMDVASLSHRLINSKANRPLIANITAEGLQAYVKRHLDERKDYYEDAHITFPALGMGPAKYDRLVQEVRALRADGLNG; translated from the coding sequence ATGAGAATCTATCTCGTCGGATATATGGGTGTGGGTAAAACCACAGTTGGAAAGAAGCTGGCACGGATGCTCGATCTCCCTTTCTATGATCTCGATGCCGTTATCACGGAAAGCGTTGAACGCACCATTCCAGAAATCTTCGAAGCTGAAGGTGAAAGCGGTTTCCGCGGTGTCGAACGAAGTTACCTTCATAAAATCACCGATACCCACCCATCGATGGTCCTTTCCACCGGAGGAGGCACCCCATGTTTCTACGACAACATGCAGTTCATGAACGAACAAGGCATCACCATCTACCTCCAAATGGATGTCGCCAGTTTATCGCACCGCCTCATCAACAGCAAAGCCAACAGACCACTCATTGCCAACATCACCGCTGAAGGCCTTCAAGCCTACGTCAAGCGCCATTTAGATGAGCGTAAAGACTACTATGAAGATGCACACATTACCTTCCCTGCATTGGGGATGGGGCCGGCGAAGTATGATCGGTTGGTGCAGGAGGTTAGGGCTTTGAGGGCTGATGGGTTAAATGGCTGA